atacGCACATTTATTTTAATGACCCACCCGCCCACCCCAAGTGTAATAACTCAGGTCTTTCCCGTTGGAGGATCTACTGTGCAGAGCTTCAGCGCAGCCACTTGCTGCATTGTGCCGGTAATACTACCAGCCAACGCAATCACCTTTGACCCAGCCATTGCAATGCTTCGAAGTAATAACACTTGTGAGGCTCAGGAATGAGACTTAAATATTAGTAATATTGGCTAACAGCAGTAGAGGCATGATGGGGTGACAAATGCTACACAACAGCAGGTTCTAAGCATAGGGTCCGAGATCCAAGTGCAGATGAAAAGTGAATTGTACAAGTAGAACACAGGTAATTAGTAAGTCTGAAACGCTTCTTCACTCAGTCTTCAAGCAATATTTTGAAATGCAATTTTTAGAACACATAAACACAATTATTCAAAAACAATCAATAACGCAAGAGTCAAAGGTGGACACTGATGAAACCTGACAATCCCCAAAaaattttaatggaaaaatattGAACAAAGATTAAAGCAAAACATATCTAAATTTAGAAGACGGTGGAAGAATGAGCTCAGTACAAACTCACACCGGTCCTACGATCTCAGCCTTGTCTTATTGGTCAGCTGTTCAATGTATTCAGAGAGAGATTTCTGTGACAATAACAGTTTATTGAATTGCTTGAGAGTTATGGGCGTTAGATGTGGGAAAGCATACACTGAGGTTACACACAGGGCAGTTTAGGTACTCAACCCAGTTAGTGATGGCATGATGGTAAAACAGTGTAGTTCATGttttatacaaaatacataaatacaaataatgcaCTAATCTGCAATATGACCACAAACGTTGCTTGGGTTGAGTTTATAACTCACTACTTTCATGaaatttacattttcatataaaatgGGAAGAAAGCAATGGTTGGTTTAATAAATTTCATCATAAAAAAAATGGGCGGAGAGACAGGTAGTTTAACTTATTGCTAACAACAATTTGCAGGTGTGGGGGAACTGTAGTGTATTATTGTGAACACTGCATAGAATACTGTGAATTGTAGATTTTCCTGtaaaacattgcaaaaaaaaacgtatacattacaataaaaatagtttCCAGGTATTTCTTTATTTAGACGTATAGTTGTTGGTGTAGGAAGGGATTATGCGGCTCCCACGGCAATCTCAATGGGGCATTGGTCCTTTCCTTCACTTCTCAACCCCAAAAACAGCAGCACAATCTGTTCAGCGGTAATAGGAAGAGCTCTGTATTGGCATCACTGCACAGCGCTGTCACAAGAACGCACAGCTGGAGCGCCCAATGCCAACTCACACCAGAACATCAGCATTATACCCATGTATAATATAGTGCCTTATATATAGAATCTTAAATGTTTCGCACAAATGGAACTTGCTGGAATCCGTCTCCTAGGTGAGCTTTATAAACACAACCCTCAGAACTGAAGGGATGAAGTCACGGCTACAGTATGCGAATGTTTAAGGACTAGTTTTCACATGAAGCTTTTCACTGCTGTTTAGTTTTAAATCTTCCCACTTGGTGGGCAGGATACCAGTAAAGGAAGCATCAAGGGGAGGAATGGATTCTACAGCGAACACTCCATCCTAGAAGGCGTGTAGTAGGTTAGCGCACCTCTGCACAGCTGAACAATGCATCTAAACCGCAAAAGGGCGCATTCGATTCAAGAAAATAACAAACAATCGGTGAGTTTGATGAGAATGAAATCCAGATTTTATGGTGCCCCAATGAAAAATGCCTTCATAATAAGTTTGCTTAAGGCAGATATCTCTTAAAAGTctaagaaatatattatttaattgtgtCAGTTATCTGAGAACTTTCAATACttagggttaaatgtatcaaaccttctaaaacgaaggaaccaatcagattctagtgatcactgttctagaatgtactagatagcttgaatctgattggctgctatgggcaacacctccacttttcctttatggaaggtttgatacatctaccccctatAGACTGTTGGTGTATATATTGCTGTCCCCTGGCCTAGATTCTTTTCTCCTTTGTCCAGACATTCACATGCAGCGCTATGCAGTGTAACAAGTGGAAGAAATAACTGTTGACAGTAACAAAACAGAGTTCTCATGTGTGCAATTAGCAAAGAACATAACGCACGATTCCTTTCCCGCGCAGCTCTCGTATTCGATGACAATGTCGCAGGATGCTCAGCATTCCGTGGAATCTTTTATCAACTTTGATTTGAGTAAATTCTTTTATATCTTGTTCTACAATAAAGAACTGacctgagggggagacagaaggatCAGGTCAGCAATGCAGCCAGTTTCATGTTTATTCCTGTACAGGACATTCTTCAGTTTGCAATAGTCTAACCTATAAaactgagcaacttccatttctgtataatAGTCTAGTTGTGTAGAGACACTAAGGCGACAACTACAGACGTTCCTAAATACTTTATCTTGTTTTATTTGTATGAGCCAGATGGTGTTCTGTGTTGGCTGTAATCTCAAACTCTATTTGCTGCATTGGCCTCAGTAGAGTAGCAGGTTTATACCAGACATCGTTTTAGGTTATTCCTCTAAGAAGAAACTGAAAGGGCCGTGTCTGGCACCTGTTTGCCCATTTTCCAGAATAATTATAGTCTTTTCTGGACCTGCCCCGTCTGTAATTACATCATACCCCGCCTCCCCTGACATCACATACCGCGTGCCCCTAGGCCACTCCCCCAAGCTACTGAGACTCAGCCCCTAAATTACAAACTctacacaaatataaataaagggATAAGGGAATCACAGGCAATTTAGGGAACATTATGCATGGCCCAATAAGCTCCACAATGTGCAGCCACCCAAATGAAAATGCAAACCCAGAAAACATTGAACAAAGAGAAAACAGAAGGGATGCAGACAATGAGAGGATAGACGGGATGGGATGGCCAACCATAAAAATACACCACGTTCTCAATATatcaaaattcaataaaaatgtattacagcATATTTGATAACTGAATGAAGTGCGCATAGAGCGCCGGAGAAACACATCGGGACTAAACTAATCAGGGGAATTCTACTAATTTTGATCTTTTAACTATCAAATCTTTTAGAATTACTTTACTGGGTGCCGATTGGGAGCGCTATTTAACCTTCAAAGGAGTGCGTTTTCATCATCCGATCGTTTTTTGGAGAGTACAACAAAGTGCTAGAAGTCAAGTGTGCGGCCGTTCCTCACAGGGATGGTAATTATGGCCCGACGACATTGAAGTCCTGACTTTACATCTACTACGATCAGCTCTGTACTCTGAATTATTTTACTTATACTAAGGCTTTACCGTACTCCACACTGCCCTCTGGTGTCAGCTCAGAGGCACTGCATGCCAATTAGCACATTAACTGCTGCTGTATGTCTCTGAAAACTTTATTGGATGGCCACTGTTTATTAGGGGACATAAACCTATTTCTTGGCTATTAATTTGTACTCCACTGTCTATCCTCCAAGGAATCGATGGTAATGTTTTACCTTGTACCAATGTAAAGCTGGAAGTATATCCCCAAGAGGCAGAATTCTTCGATGTTTctaattttctgtattttatatgttgtaagaaatttgattgaatttttatattgggaatgtggtatttttttattatttttttttttattgttgcacCATCCTCATCTTACTGTCTGCACCCCCtctattttctgtttttaaaagcttataacacaattaaaatgctgatatgttattacagatgagtccttctttgattaaatgtactgTTTAACTTATTAcaaagattaagggtaatgtgtggcccttagAGGATAACACCATGGGGCCCCTGAAGTAGCAGCAGGAATATGAAATAGGAATACATCCCCACTTTATGGACACATCAGTTAAATAACCAAAATTGGATTAATTGCAaaaatctatttttgtttttaacaaatcatatataaaatatcagCCAAATGAGCTATCTTTGGGCACTGAGAAGCTACACAGAAGAGCAGCTTCTCATCGTCTGTTTGGCGTTTGGTACGGAAACCCCACAGGGGAGATGCGGAAAACGATTGAGAATCAGAAGTTTTTTAATTTCCAGGCGGTATTAGACTATTAATCTAACGGCGTCTTATGCTGGGTGGAGTCTACCCTCCGTCTCCCAGAGACGGACAACTCATAGACCTGAACACTGTTCACATTAGTAGATAATTATGGTGGAGGAtaatctgaccaacattgcagaGAGAAGGAAATTCTGACGCTCTCCCTCTACCTTTTGTGTCTTTCGTCTCCTCCTCCTTGAAGCGAACCAGCTGCTTTTTGGCAGCGGTGTTCAGGGTTTTGGACGGCTGGTGCATTATCTTGTACTTTCCCACTACGGCCTTGTTGATATCTTCAATGATGCTGTTAATCTGTTCATAAGTGAGACGGTTCTTCATATACCTGAGCAGTGGATAAGAAACATTCAGCAGTTTCCGTATCATATTTCTTACACAACTCTCAGATGGACACACATAATATCTAATATCTGTACTATAATACAAAGTGACCACAATGACACCCAATAACTTCAACATAAAGAGGATGTTCTGTCTTAACCTTCCATTCCCCAGGTCATCAATGTTTGAATTCTTCAGACATCAGTTATAAACGCtaacactaataataatagtattaaccTTTATCATATAGAAACATGCAGTGCGATAAACAATCACATTTGCTTACTGAGGAAACAAGAGTGTTTATAGAGTTGAATATACAGCGGATTCCCGATTCCACGACTTGTACAGTTGCGGAACTTTCCATCATAGCTATTACGCATTGCACTCCTCTGGTCAGTTGTCAAAAACTATACTAGATTATATTATACTAACAAAACACAAGAGAGAAAAACTATAGAACCATGAACTATTGATCAGTAtatcaaatttaaaaaaacattcaaaaatgCAATGTATTACATTAGAAGAAATGTAAAGTTTTAGTTACATTTATATAAGTTATGtggtttcataaaaaaaaattgtgctctcTTGTTGAGACAATTACAAACACTCCTGCAGGCCAAGGAGTGTAATACAGAAACAAAAACGTCACACATCTTGTAAAGGATGCATAAGGGACAGAAATACGTCGCTTCCATTCAAGTGTTACAAGTTTTCCCAAAATTCAGATTGCTTTCCTTTAAAAACCCGCTTGGGGAAAAGCTCGGAATAAAAATGTTCATGTACATTGGGCAAGAGACAAAAAGTAACATTGCTTCATATGAATCAGAAAAGGAAGTTAAGGATAATAGAAATCACTAATTGGAATAATGACTTAAACATGTTGATTTCTAATTAAGATCACTTACGCTGGCACGTTGCCAAAATCCTGTACGGTGATCAGTTCCATTTCTTTAATGACTTTTTCCTTGACATGTTTTTTTGTTGGCTCAGGTGGAATGACCTTATTGTCTACTGGGTTCTCTTTACCTGGGGCTAAATGACTAGGAAATAGATCATACAAAGTGTTAATATTCACAGAGCAGAGTCTAACTGCTCATTAGCTACATATAGGTCATATTTTTGGTGTGATGGGGGACACTCATTTTGTCAGGATAGAAAGCAGAAGGCAGAGattacaagagaaaaaaaaaaaaaaaaaaagaggggagagaCCAGATAAAATTCCAACCAAATGACAGGAAAACCGTGGTCACTGGACATCTGCCTGTAATTCTCCTGTAATATACCTGTTGGGACCTTTCTTGGGAAGGTGGGCAGGAATATTCTCATTGAGGTGAGAAGCTTCTGTGAAATCTCTTTCAAGAACGACTTCCAGCTCCTAAAATGCCAGGAAGACGTTAGAAgtttatatatattgcagaaaTTAAATCATTGTTGCAGTATGCTCATCCCAAGTAGTGTTCAGGTTTTCTTACATATCAATAATAGTAAAACCTTTCAACAAAGAAATATTAAACGAATGACTGCTTACGAAAACTGATTTGGGATTACCAAAGTAAATGACCAGAATGCAGAGCATTTTATGATATTGGTCGTCTACAAGGATTATGTTTCATCTTGTAAGACTACTGCATGGTATAAAGGGATTCCCCTCCGTATTGGCGATCCAGTGATCTGTCATTTAAGGTAACGGTGTGTATAAACTGATGAGAAGAGGATACATTCAGGTGCAGTGTTCTAGAACCCCTAAAGCAGGACTGTAGGTGTTGTAAAGtgttacagaatttgctggcattatataaataaatgttgatgatgataatgcatttatattatatgtgtaacTGGTATGACAGTTCTCAGACATTTTTGGTCAGGACCTATAGTAAATCAGGGTTGTGAACTCCTAGAAACAGTTTGGAATTAATAATGTGTCAGATTGCACATTAATTACTTTACTACTACCGAAGTGTATTCTTGATATTAAAGCATAAATGAGAAGTTATTCTGTCTGTTATCATATTTCACAGTACATTGGCCGAGGGCTGCAGTGAAATAAAACTGCGGCGTCTTACCTTTAAGGACATTGCAGTGGATTCCTGCTTTTGTACCTCTGTTTCCACTTTATTAAGGAGGTCCCATAGTAAATGCAGTTCAGAGGCCACTTTACCGAGTGCACTCCTCAAGGAACGGTCCTGCCCTGTTTATATAGGAAAAGGTTCATGTGACAACACAATTTTCCTGAACacgtgctgctggaggaccctgctccttccactatagaactctcagtctgtggcttcctgctgcctccattcccgtCCTCACATCATGtgactgcccctgtcacatgcagccctgtcctcactaacacatcactcatctcctgatatactctgtgctgctggggaccctgctccttccactatagaactctcagtctgtggcttcctgctgcctccattcccctcctcacatcatgtcactgccccggtcacatgcagtcctgtcctcactaacacatcatgccactgcccctgtcacatgcaatcctgtcctcactaacacatcactcatcttctgatatactctgtgctgctggaggactctgctccttccactatacaactctcagtctgtggcttcctgctgcctccattcccctcctcacatcatgtcactgcccctgccacatgcagccctgtcctcactaacacatcactcatcttcgAAAACGGATCCTACGCCAATGACCGTAATCACATACAATTAACTCTtatgactgcctacaacttgtAGGGGGAACTGGGGAGGAAAGGGGCggatgaacataggcaatgtacagtaaggatggttTCTCTTAGGGCTGAAACAAGCGTTCTTATCATTTGCACCAtgtacagagcaggtgtaagtgcggATAGCGGTGACTGACACAGCATCGTCTTTGTATTAAACAATGTGTGTGCTACTAGataacacagaacatgtgtatgcaagatagaacataaaaatgcattgtatatatattacatattaataattgcttaatttatgtatttacagttaaaaataaataccaaCCATAATTGtaataatgattatactgtttagagttgttcatttattttagagtataatttttttttttgttgtatgcGATCTGATGTGCCCTATAAGGTCACATGTGTGTATACtgtgtctgttaacatacagcacATAACaattaggcagagcgtacttacagcCAGATTCAAATTCTCCAGACCTGCTTGGATTTGTATACTGGTGGAAATACGCTCAAGTTAcgtgctgttttttttctttgtactttGTATTTGGACTTGAATAAGGTCAATAACGTTTATCTCTATACAGGACAGCTTAGCCGGAACTGTACgagaaatatatacatacacacaaacactacACTAAAGGGAAATTGAAATGATAGCGTTACTCTTGGGAGTAATgtagcctgcgcactattactggtAGTACGGTGTTTTCAgctctgatttttgcttgcatgcTCAGGAACCCGCGTTaccgttaataataataataataataatgttaatagtgCACGGGCCGTGTTATTCTCAAGCATAACACTGTCACTTGAATTCCCTCCTAAATTTGGAACAGATGTGTCAACGCCAGTTTCAGTGCACAACGATATTATTGCTACTCGTGGACATTACAGGCCCGAAACACAATTACAATACACCACAGTGTAACACAAGTAAAGATTGCAATACAGGAGATAAATGAAAGGTCTTTTGCAAACGTTCTGTGTTATAATGATACAGGTATCGAACAGATCTTCGTGTGGGGTTTAATTCAAATGAGGTAAAACTCACCAATATGTCGCAACTGTAAAGTCTTCTTTATTATACATATCTTGGAATCAACATGAGAGCACAGATCGTCCAAATCTACTGTATCCATTTCTACCTAAACAATAAGAGGACAATGATAAGAAACACTCAAATTAGAGATTTGATCATTAGGGCTAGATTGCAAAACTCTATAGATCAATGTCAAGAAAAAAACAAGTTTTGACAATATTTGAATTGATGCTGATATTTATCCTTTTAAATAGCGATCCTGCAGATTATAAAACCGTACAAGCCAACAAATATACAAGATGCACATAATATAAatgccctgttttccccactATAAGGCGCTGCGGACCACTGGGGCCCCTTACAAATaatcaacaataataacaacaaaatagttgaaaaaaattaaataaaagtatatattatacatatataatgttacaaaatatatgaaagacgttttgcattttatttagatcACTCCTACTATTTCTAATTCAATAGTTAACAACCATACACCACTTTGTATATCTTAGCAGAAGAGAGAAAACATAAATAAGCTGTATAATTACTAAGGTGAGCCAAATTAGTGTAACAATGTTCTACTCCTGCTTTCATCTAATTGCAACAACATGGTGCACTCAGTAAGTGAGAAGTGAGGAAATCAGAAGCAACATTATTACACTGAGGAGTGGCTGAGTCCCAGTATATAGCAGTCattacacatatacataatatCGCAGCATTTACCTCTCTGCTGCCCAATGATGCGCACACTACAGCCGGGTGCTGTCACCCACTTCCAGGTGATTCAAATGTAACCGCCGGGCGAACACCCGCCTGCAGTCTCCTGCAACAACCAATCACAGTGACATTAACACTAGAGCACGCGCATTCGTCCAACAAGTGTGCCGGCAATGTGCCCAACGTTCCATACTGTCGGCCATGTTTCCGAAGACCACCCAAGCGCTTACTTTGTGTAAGGAATAGGCGTAAGCGCGGCTCGTGTGATGAGGACATGTCAGCCGAGCGTGCCGTAGATGACCCGGATAATCATGTAACTCTGTACATTACACCTTCTggactggtatatatatatatatatatatatatatatatgtgttagatATCAAACTAAACATATTTGACTCGGCTGCTAGAGGCTTATATTGCTTATTATGACTTGTTACTTGTTACTGTTCGACTGTCACAGTAACAAGTGAATGGGGCCGTCATACTGTGGTTGAGTGAATGAAGCGGCCATCTTGTGATTGGCAGTTTAGCTGTAATGGATTGAATACTTAGTCCCATGAATATTAAGGGGTATAGTCAATTGTTTAGTTTTCGCGGCgcataaaaactattaccgttaatacggttatagttagctggatttcagctcgcggctcagggagccgcgagctgaaattcagcgagaaaactaccgtattaacgttttttccgcgaaCGATTAACGTAATAATGGCAACCGTgcacggaccgcgagattttcggcgtttctgccgagaattga
The Mixophyes fleayi isolate aMixFle1 chromosome 1, aMixFle1.hap1, whole genome shotgun sequence DNA segment above includes these coding regions:
- the SKA1 gene encoding SKA complex subunit 1, which codes for MDTVDLDDLCSHVDSKICIIKKTLQLRHIGQDRSLRSALGKVASELHLLWDLLNKVETEVQKQESTAMSLKELEVVLERDFTEASHLNENIPAHLPKKGPNSHLAPGKENPVDNKVIPPEPTKKHVKEKVIKEMELITVQDFGNVPAYMKNRLTYEQINSIIEDINKAVVGKYKIMHQPSKTLNTAAKKQLVRFKEEETKDTKGQFFIVEQDIKEFTQIKVDKRFHGMLSILRHCHRIRELRGKGIVRYVLC